The following are encoded together in the Vidua macroura isolate BioBank_ID:100142 chromosome 6, ASM2450914v1, whole genome shotgun sequence genome:
- the OSBP gene encoding oxysterol-binding protein 1 isoform X1 has protein sequence MAELRAAGAGPGPAAPPGPAALPAAPGAPPALPSPAASVGAAPPPTAAPAAPTASASGGAGAGGGGAGPGSAREGWLFKWTNYIKGYQRRWFVLSNGLLSYYRSKAEMGHTCRGTINLATANITVEDSCNFIISNGGAQTYHLKASSEVERQRWVTALELAKAKAVKMLEESDDSGDESVSQTDKTELQNTLRILSSKVEDLSTCNDLIAKHGTALQRSLSELEALRLPPDSTDKIKQVNERATLFRITSNAMINACRDFMLLAQTHGKKWQKSLQQERDQRIRLEETLEQLAKQHNHLERAFRGATVLPASTPGTGGSGKDLCCPAKGDLSDEDDDNNEFFDAPEIFPVPDIMGHKRTGSNISGTSSDISLDEQYKHQVEDTKKEKRTRIPYKPNYSLNLWSIMKNCIGKELSKIPMPVNFNEPLSMLQRLTEDLEYHELLDRAARCESSLEQLCYVAAFTVSSYSTTVFRTSKPFNPLLGETFELDRLEENGYRSLCEQVSHHPPAAAHHADSKNGWTLRQEIKITSKFRGKYLSIMPLGTIHCIFHSSGNHYTWKKVTTTVHNIIVGKLWIDQSGEIEIINHKTGDKCILKFVPYSYFSRDVARKVTGEVMDPSGKVHFALLGTWDEKMDCYKVQLGTGDNGAEARPRAHEAEDSRVLLWKRNPLPKYAENMYYFSELALTLNAPENGTAPTDSRRRPDQRLMENGRWDEANAEKQRLEEKQRLSRKRREAEAARATEDGKTRLSDRDVPPWCPPQALTPLCPPGTPYDPYKPLWFERKKDPVTQELAHVYKGGYWESKEKQDWSLCPDIF, from the exons atggCGGAGCTGCgtgcggcgggcgcggggcccggcccggccgcgccccccGGGCCCGCGGCCCTGCCCGCGGCCCCCGGCGCgcccccggccctgccctcACCGGCGGCGAGCGTcggggcggcgccgccgccgaCGGCGGCGCCGGCGGCACCGACAGCGTCGGCGAGCGGCGGAGCCGGCGCGGGCGGCGGTGGGGCCGGTCCCGGCTCGGCCCGCGAGGGTTGGCTCTTCAAATGGACCAACTACATCAAGGGATACCAGCGCCGCTGGTTCGTGCTCAGCAATGGGCTGCTCAGCTACTACCG ATCCAAGGCGGAGATGGGCCACACGTGCCGTGGCACCATCAACTTGGCCACGGCCAACATCACCGTGGAGGATTCCTGCAATTTCATCATCTCCAACGGCGGAGCCCAGACCTACCACCTCAAGGCCAGCTCCGAggtggagcggcagcgctgggTCACCGCCCTCGAGCTCGCCAAGGCCAAGGCTGTCAAGATGCTGGAGGAATCAG ACGACTCTGGTGACGAGTCGGTGTCGCAGACGGACAAGACGGAGCTGCAGAACACCCTGCGGATTTTATCCAGCAAAGTGGAGGACCTGAGCACCTGCAACGACCTGATCGCCAAGCACGGCACGGCCCTGCAGCGCTCCCTCAGCGAGCTCGAGGCCCTGCGGCTCCCTCCAGACAGCACGGACAAGATCAAGCAGGTCAACGAGCGGGCCACGCTCTTCCGCATCACCTCCAACGCCATGATCAAC GCCTGCCGGGATTTCATGCTCCTGGCACAAACTCACGGGAAGAAGTGGCAGAAGTCGCTGCAGCAAGAGCGGGATCAGCGGATCCGGCTGGAGGAGACGTTGGAGCAGTTGGCCAAGCAGCACAACCACCTGGAAAGGGCTTTCCGGGGGGCCACGGTGCTCCCCGCCAGCACGCCCGGCACTGGAGGCTCTGGCAAAG atctgtgctgccctgccaaAGGTGACCTGAGTGACGAGGATGACGACAACAACGAGTTCTTTGACGCCCCGGAGATCTTCCCCGTGCCCGACATCATGGGCCACAA GAGAACTGGGAGCAACATCAGCGGCACCAGCAGTGACATCAGCCTGGATGAACAG TACAAGCACCAGGTTGAGGACAccaagaaggagaagagaacCCGCATTCCCTACAAACCCAACTACAGCCTCAACCTTTGGAGCATCATGAAGAACTGCATCGGGAAGGAGCTGTCCAAAATTCCCATGCCA GTGAATTTCAACGAGCCGCTGTCCATGCTGCAGCGGCTGACGGAGGACTTGGAATACCACGAGCTCCTGGATCGGGCGGCGCGGTGCGAgagctccctggagcagctgtgctaCGTGGCTGCTTTCACCGTGTCCTCCTACTCCACCACCGTCTTCCGCACCAGCAAACCCTTCAACCCGCTCCTGGGGGAAACCTTTGAGCTGGATCGCCTGGAGGAGAACGGATACCGCTCCCTCTGTGAGCAG GTGAGCCACCACCCGCCGGCTGCCGCCCACCACGCCGACTCCAAGAACGGCTGGACGCTGCGCCAGGAAATCAAAATCACCAGCAAATTCCGAGGGAAATACCTCTCCATCATGCCTCTGG GTACCATCCACTGCATCTTCCACTCCTCCGGCAACCACTACACGTGGAAAAAGGTGACGACCACCGTGCACAACATCATCGTGGGGAAGCTCTGGATAGACCAG TCAGGTGAGATCGAGATCATCAACCATAAGACAGGGGACAAGTGCATCCTCAAGTTTGTCCCTTACAGCTACTTCTCCCGGGATGTGGCGAGGAAG GTCACTGGGGAAGTGATGGACCCCTCAGGAAAGGTGCATTTTGCCCTGCTGGGCACGTGGGACGAGAAGATGGATTGCTACAAGGTCCAGCTGGGAACAGGGGACAACGGAGCCGAGGCGCGGCCGCGAGCCCACGAGGCTGAGGACAGCCGGGTGCTGCTGTGGAAGCGGAACCCACTCCC GAAGTATGCAGAGAACATGTACTACTTCTCGGAGCTGGCGCTGACCCTGAACGCGCCGGAGAACGGGACGGCCCCCACGGACAGCCGGCGGCGCCCGGACCAGCGCCTCATGGAGAACGGGAGGTGGGACGAGGCCAATGCCGAGAAGCAGCGGCTGGAGGAGAAACAGCGGCTCTCCCGCAAGCGCCGCGAGGCTGAGGCCGCCCGCGCCACCGAGGACGGTAAGACACGGCTGTCAGACAGGGATGTCCCCCCTTGGTGTCCCCCCCAGGCCCTCACCCCGCTGTGCCCCCCAGGGACACCCTACGATCCCTACAAACCGCTGTGGTTCGAGCGGAAGAAGGACCCGGTGACGCAGGAGCTGGCGCACGTCTACAAGGGGGGCTACTGGGAGAGCAAGGAGAAGCAGGACTGGAGCTTGTGCCCGGATATTTTCTGA
- the OSBP gene encoding oxysterol-binding protein 1 isoform X2: protein MGHTCRGTINLATANITVEDSCNFIISNGGAQTYHLKASSEVERQRWVTALELAKAKAVKMLEESDDSGDESVSQTDKTELQNTLRILSSKVEDLSTCNDLIAKHGTALQRSLSELEALRLPPDSTDKIKQVNERATLFRITSNAMINACRDFMLLAQTHGKKWQKSLQQERDQRIRLEETLEQLAKQHNHLERAFRGATVLPASTPGTGGSGKDLCCPAKGDLSDEDDDNNEFFDAPEIFPVPDIMGHKRTGSNISGTSSDISLDEQYKHQVEDTKKEKRTRIPYKPNYSLNLWSIMKNCIGKELSKIPMPVNFNEPLSMLQRLTEDLEYHELLDRAARCESSLEQLCYVAAFTVSSYSTTVFRTSKPFNPLLGETFELDRLEENGYRSLCEQVSHHPPAAAHHADSKNGWTLRQEIKITSKFRGKYLSIMPLGTIHCIFHSSGNHYTWKKVTTTVHNIIVGKLWIDQSGEIEIINHKTGDKCILKFVPYSYFSRDVARKVTGEVMDPSGKVHFALLGTWDEKMDCYKVQLGTGDNGAEARPRAHEAEDSRVLLWKRNPLPKYAENMYYFSELALTLNAPENGTAPTDSRRRPDQRLMENGRWDEANAEKQRLEEKQRLSRKRREAEAARATEDGTPYDPYKPLWFERKKDPVTQELAHVYKGGYWESKEKQDWSLCPDIF from the exons ATGGGCCACACGTGCCGTGGCACCATCAACTTGGCCACGGCCAACATCACCGTGGAGGATTCCTGCAATTTCATCATCTCCAACGGCGGAGCCCAGACCTACCACCTCAAGGCCAGCTCCGAggtggagcggcagcgctgggTCACCGCCCTCGAGCTCGCCAAGGCCAAGGCTGTCAAGATGCTGGAGGAATCAG ACGACTCTGGTGACGAGTCGGTGTCGCAGACGGACAAGACGGAGCTGCAGAACACCCTGCGGATTTTATCCAGCAAAGTGGAGGACCTGAGCACCTGCAACGACCTGATCGCCAAGCACGGCACGGCCCTGCAGCGCTCCCTCAGCGAGCTCGAGGCCCTGCGGCTCCCTCCAGACAGCACGGACAAGATCAAGCAGGTCAACGAGCGGGCCACGCTCTTCCGCATCACCTCCAACGCCATGATCAAC GCCTGCCGGGATTTCATGCTCCTGGCACAAACTCACGGGAAGAAGTGGCAGAAGTCGCTGCAGCAAGAGCGGGATCAGCGGATCCGGCTGGAGGAGACGTTGGAGCAGTTGGCCAAGCAGCACAACCACCTGGAAAGGGCTTTCCGGGGGGCCACGGTGCTCCCCGCCAGCACGCCCGGCACTGGAGGCTCTGGCAAAG atctgtgctgccctgccaaAGGTGACCTGAGTGACGAGGATGACGACAACAACGAGTTCTTTGACGCCCCGGAGATCTTCCCCGTGCCCGACATCATGGGCCACAA GAGAACTGGGAGCAACATCAGCGGCACCAGCAGTGACATCAGCCTGGATGAACAG TACAAGCACCAGGTTGAGGACAccaagaaggagaagagaacCCGCATTCCCTACAAACCCAACTACAGCCTCAACCTTTGGAGCATCATGAAGAACTGCATCGGGAAGGAGCTGTCCAAAATTCCCATGCCA GTGAATTTCAACGAGCCGCTGTCCATGCTGCAGCGGCTGACGGAGGACTTGGAATACCACGAGCTCCTGGATCGGGCGGCGCGGTGCGAgagctccctggagcagctgtgctaCGTGGCTGCTTTCACCGTGTCCTCCTACTCCACCACCGTCTTCCGCACCAGCAAACCCTTCAACCCGCTCCTGGGGGAAACCTTTGAGCTGGATCGCCTGGAGGAGAACGGATACCGCTCCCTCTGTGAGCAG GTGAGCCACCACCCGCCGGCTGCCGCCCACCACGCCGACTCCAAGAACGGCTGGACGCTGCGCCAGGAAATCAAAATCACCAGCAAATTCCGAGGGAAATACCTCTCCATCATGCCTCTGG GTACCATCCACTGCATCTTCCACTCCTCCGGCAACCACTACACGTGGAAAAAGGTGACGACCACCGTGCACAACATCATCGTGGGGAAGCTCTGGATAGACCAG TCAGGTGAGATCGAGATCATCAACCATAAGACAGGGGACAAGTGCATCCTCAAGTTTGTCCCTTACAGCTACTTCTCCCGGGATGTGGCGAGGAAG GTCACTGGGGAAGTGATGGACCCCTCAGGAAAGGTGCATTTTGCCCTGCTGGGCACGTGGGACGAGAAGATGGATTGCTACAAGGTCCAGCTGGGAACAGGGGACAACGGAGCCGAGGCGCGGCCGCGAGCCCACGAGGCTGAGGACAGCCGGGTGCTGCTGTGGAAGCGGAACCCACTCCC GAAGTATGCAGAGAACATGTACTACTTCTCGGAGCTGGCGCTGACCCTGAACGCGCCGGAGAACGGGACGGCCCCCACGGACAGCCGGCGGCGCCCGGACCAGCGCCTCATGGAGAACGGGAGGTGGGACGAGGCCAATGCCGAGAAGCAGCGGCTGGAGGAGAAACAGCGGCTCTCCCGCAAGCGCCGCGAGGCTGAGGCCGCCCGCGCCACCGAGGACG GGACACCCTACGATCCCTACAAACCGCTGTGGTTCGAGCGGAAGAAGGACCCGGTGACGCAGGAGCTGGCGCACGTCTACAAGGGGGGCTACTGGGAGAGCAAGGAGAAGCAGGACTGGAGCTTGTGCCCGGATATTTTCTGA